A window of Ranitomeya variabilis isolate aRanVar5 chromosome 2, aRanVar5.hap1, whole genome shotgun sequence contains these coding sequences:
- the LOC143807197 gene encoding cadherin-1-like, whose amino-acid sequence MGMNKRSYHGLVLLGVLLQIAGGLAEWEICVFGFTDKSYQFNVSKSLEEGTVVGQVDFEKCEAQIAIKFVSGDPNFQVQADGTVTVKNHVKLRTQRKFQVIAYDEKTEVSSTTVILKKEHVHHRQSEPGHHHHKNAEISHRRQKRDWVIPPVFAPENERGPFPKRVIQIKSSRADEIKVYYSITGRGADSQPVGLFVMEKSTGWLNVTKPMDREEIPSYTIFVYAVSESGVSLETPIEILITVTDQNDNRPYFTQSVFEGEVAEGSMPGTSVMTVEALDKDDAVTVNNGIVAYSITSQEPQLPSSKMFAIDPQSGVISVLQTGLDHEKYPQYTLVITATDQEGAGFETHGKAVILVTDANDNPPIFDPLTYRAEVPENSVGFEVTRLTVTDEDTPNTDAWRAVYKIIKGNEANVFGISTTSDNMGLLTTVKGLDFETKKEYVLLVTATNKANFSVTLPTSTATVTVIVTDVNEAPVFDPIEKRVSVSEDLPSGQEVASYTAVDPDKVQNQKITYYIGLDPAGWLSVNPENGIITGNGQLDRESIFVKNNTYKAIILAVDNGSPVATGTGTLQLVLLDVNDNGPFLEEDRITWCLKNADPLLINIIDRDETPFTSPYMAEINKEARENWTTTVVNNQFEIKPKKELEEGQYTVTVTILDAGGVKNTTILKIDVCECDHGTTCSGAKALAGGLGIPVILGILGGILALLILLLLLLLFVRKKKPAKELLLPPEDETRDNVYHYDEEGGGEEDQDFDLGQLHRGLDARPEIIRNDVAPTLMPAPQYRPRPANPDEIGNFIDENLNAADNDPTAPPYDSLLVFDYEGSGSEAASLSSLNSSNSDMDQDYSRLSNWGPRFSKLADMYGGDED is encoded by the exons ATGGGGATGAACAAGAGGAGCTACCATGGACTTGTGCTGCTGGGTGTCCTCCTGCAG ATTGCTGGAGGATTGGCAGAATGGGAGATATGTGTATTCGGATTCACGGATAAAAGTTACCAATTCAATGTGTCCAAGTCCTTGGAAGAAGGAACAGTAGTGGGACAAG TGGACTTTGAGAAGTGTGAGGCTCAGATAGCGATAAAGTTTGTTTCCGGAGACCCCAATTTCCAAGTCCAAGCGGACGGTACAGTCACAGTAAAGAATCACGTAAAACTTCGAACACAAAGAAAGTTCCAAGTTATTGCATACGATGAGAAGACTGAAGTTTCGTCCACCACTGTGATCCTGAAGAAGGAGCATGTTCACCACAGACAG TCTGAACCTGGACACCACCACCACAAAAACGCTGAAATCAGCCATAGAAGACAGAAGAGAGACTGGGTCATCCCTCCGGTATTCGCACCTGAAAATGAGAGGGGGCCATTTCCCAAAAGGGTTATCCAG ATTAAATCCAGCAGAGCCGACGAGATAAAGGTATACTACAGCATCACTGGCCGCGGGGCTGATTCCCAACCTGTGGGACTCTTCGTCATGGAGAAGTCTACTGGTTGGTTAAACGTCACCAAGCCAATGGACAGAGAAGAGATACCGAGCTACACT ATCTTTGTTTATGCCGTCTCCGAAAGTGGCGTAAGCTTGGAAACTCCCATAGAAATTCTTATCACGGTCACGGATCAGAACGATAACCGTCCGTACTTCACCCAGTCGGTCTTTGAAGGCGAAGTGGCTGAAGGTTCCATGCCAG GTACATCTGTGATGACGGTGGAAGCATTAGATAAAGACGATGCGGTTACCGTGAACAATGGGATTGTCGCCTACAGTATCACCAGTCAGGAGCCACAACTTCCCTCCTCCAAAATGTTTGCGATCGATCCTCAGTCCGGTGTGATCAGTGTTTTGCAAACTGGTCTCGATCACGAG AAATATCCACAATACACCCTAGTCATCACAGCAACGGATCAAGAAGGCGCCGGCTTCGAAACACATGGTAAAGCTGTGATCCTCGTGACGGACGCCAATGACAACCCTCCAATTTTTGATCCCTTGACA TACAGAGCGGAGGTGCCCGAAAATAGCGTTGGCTTTGAAGTTACGCGGCTTACAGTCACGGATGAGGACACTCCCAACACAGACGCGTGGCGTGCCGTGTACAAGATCATCAAAGGCAATGAAGCCAATGTGTTTGGAATAAGCACCACTTCTGACAACATGGGCCTCCTAACAACCGTAAAG GGGTTGGACTTTGAGACAAAGAAGGAGTATGTCCTGCTCGTGACGGCTACAAACAAGGCAAACTTTTCGGTGACACTCCCGACCTCCACGGCTACGGTGACTGTGATCGTTACTGATGTCAACGAGGCTCCAGTGTTTGATCCAATAGAAAAAAGAGTTTCGGTCTCGGAGGATTTGCCCAGCggccaggaggtggcatcatatacAGCTGTAGATCCGGACAAGGTTCAGAATCAAAAGATCAC ATATTATATTGGTCTTGACCCCGCTGGATGGCTGTCGGTGAACCCAGAGAATGGCATTATCACTGGAAATGGCCAGTTGGATCGAGAGTCGATTTTTGTCAAGAACAACACATACAAAGCCATCATCTTGGCTGTGGACAATG GTTCTCCAGTGGCTACCGGAACAGGGACCCTCCAGCTTGTTCTCCTTGATGTAAATGATAACGGTCCCTTTTTGGAAGAGGATAGGATTACATGGTGTCTGAAGAACGCTGATCCTCTGCTTATCAACATCATTGATAGAGATGAAACACCATTTACATCCCCCTATATGGCAGAAATCAACAAAGAGGCCCGGGAAAACTGGACCACCACGGTGGTGAATAATC AGTTTGAGATAAAACCTAAGAAGGAACTGGAAGAAGGGCAATACACTGTGACGGTCACCATCCTTGATGCCGGAGGGGTTAAAAACACGACTATACTAAAGATAGACGTGTGCGAATGTGATCATGGCACAACATGTTCTGGGGCAAAGGCGCTGGCTGGAGGGCTGGGGATCCCTGTGATTCTTGGCATACTCGGGGGCATCTTGGCACTTTTGA TTTTGCTGTTACTTCTCCTGCTGTTCGTGAGAAAGAAGAAGCCTGCGAAGGAGCTCTTATTACCCCCAGAAGATGAGACTCGGGATAATGTGTATCACTACGATGaagagggtggaggagaggaagacCAG GATTTCGATCTGGGTCAACTTCACCGTGGTCTCGATGCCCGTCCAGAAATCATTCGTAATGATGTTGCACCGACGCTGATGCCGGCTCCCCAGTACCGGCCACGTCCGGCCAATCCTGATGAAATAGGAAACTTCATTGATGAG AATCTGAATGCTGCTGACAATGACCCCACCGCCCCTCCGTACGACTCCCTCCTCGTGTTTGATTATGAAGGTAGCGGATCCGAGGCCGCGTCTCTCAGCTCCTTGAACTCCTCCAATTCAGACATGGACCAGGATTACAGCCGTCTAAGCAACTGGGGTCCACGCTTTAGTAAATTGGCGGACATGTATGGGGGAGACGAGGACTAG